Within Anopheles nili chromosome 3, idAnoNiliSN_F5_01, whole genome shotgun sequence, the genomic segment TCTGGCTTGTTGTCGCAAACGCTAACGAATTGCTGTGCCGAAAGATCGTTAGTATCCTTAACATACTTTTCTCTTACTATGCTAATTGCTCGGTCTATCTAATGCTTTCTTCTCCTTTATTCTATATGCTCCGGACATTGTTGGATCGATCGTTGCAATCGATACTTGAGGTTGATAAAGCGATACAGCGTATGAGATTTTCAAGACGAAAATCCTGAGCCACATCTCTTTATATGTGCAACATTTTAGGAGATGATAAATTTACGTAGGGCATTGTTAAGGGCAGGTATATTAATAGAAAATAAGATAACCAAAGGaacttgcaaaaaaaaaagaacaaaatatgTCGTAGCAACAACGGTAGCATACACAATCTCGTATTTCCTCCATACGCGTTTGCGGATATTCAGAGCCAGAGTAACGGAAGTGGAGAAaaactaaagaaaaatttaatattattcCGCATTTCGTGCGTCCAGATTTTGCCCGCGCAGACGGATCGACGATCGGCGCTCGGGTGTGTCGTGTCGGGAAAAGGAAGCAGCCACGACCGCCCCATCCGCGTTGGGATCGTTACCCGCTACAccactgttgttgttgatgctgttaCTATGCGCCGACGGTTGGCCACCCATGCCCTGCGGCCCTCCCATCACCATGCCACTGCTGCCACCAACCGGtacttgctgttgttgctgctgctgctggacacTGCCACTCGCTCCTGGCGGTTGTCCCTTCTGAAGTTCGGCACGGATGAATTGCTGCAACAGGTGGCGCGTTTGCGGAGACATCTCGTTGTTCTTATCACCGACGGCAGCGGCCGCGGCAGCAACTACCGACGCACTGGTGATGACCACACCGGAGTTCGTGTGGCTGCTAACGATGGGTGTTGCTCCGCTGACGCCACTGCTGTTGTTCGCGTTGGTGGAATTATTGACACCGCTTGAAACGACAACGCCACcggcgccaccaccaccacctccgccGGCACCTTTTGACGGTGTCGTCACCGAGGCCGAGTTGGtgatttgcttttgctgctgttgttgctgctgttgctgttgttgctgttgctgctgttgctcgttCTGGGTAGCGCTTGGCGTTCGGCTCTGGCCACGCTTCATGCTCGTGAACGCGTTCAAATTCGGACGTCCGAACTTGAGCATGTTCCAGTCAAAGACGTAATCGTACACGAAGCCTTGGCGATGGAACAGCGTGCGGAACAGCTTGCGCAGGTAGCAGTAATCCGGCCGCTGGATGAAGTCCATGTGACGGCAGTAGGCGAGGTATAGACTGAACTCTCGCGGGAATCCTTTGCACAGCTCCTCGACCGGTGTGGACAGCTTCTTCTCCGAGATCCGCTCGTACTTCTGGCGCTTGTTGGCCGCCTTTAGTCCCTGCCACGGCAGCGTGCCGAGGTTAAAGTACATCAGCACGTACCCGAGCGATTCCAGATCGTCCCGGCGGGACTGTTCAATACCCAGGTGTGTGTTGATCGACGCGTACCGCGCGGTGCCGgtgagatttttgttttctcggtACGGTATGTGCGACATGCTGCGCGAGTCCTTGTACTTCTTCGCCAGCCcgaaatcgatgatgtacacCAGGTTGCCCTTCTTGCCGAGCCCCATCAGGAAGTTGTCCGGCTTGATGTCGCGGTGGATGAAGCTGCGCGAGTGTATGAAATCGATGCGCGAGATCATCTGATCGGCCAGTAGCAGCACCGTCTTGACCGTGAAGCGGCGCGAGCAAAAGTTGAACAGGTCCTCGAGCGACGGACCGAGCAGctccatc encodes:
- the LOC128726935 gene encoding casein kinase I-like, giving the protein MELRVGNKYRLGRKIGSGSFGDIYLGTNISTGEEVAIKLECIKTKHPQLHIESKFYKMLQGAVGIPTIKWCGSEGDYNVMVMELLGPSLEDLFNFCSRRFTVKTVLLLADQMISRIDFIHSRSFIHRDIKPDNFLMGLGKKGNLVYIIDFGLAKKYKDSRSMSHIPYRENKNLTGTARYASINTHLGIEQSRRDDLESLGYVLMYFNLGTLPWQGLKAANKRQKYERISEKKLSTPVEELCKGFPREFSLYLAYCRHMDFIQRPDYCYLRKLFRTLFHRQGFVYDYVFDWNMLKFGRPNLNAFTSMKRGQSRTPSATQNEQQQQQQQQQQQQQQQQKQITNSASVTTPSKGAGGGGGGGAGGVVVSSGVNNSTNANNSSGVSGATPIVSSHTNSGVVITSASVVAAAAAAVGDKNNEMSPQTRHLLQQFIRAELQKGQPPGASGSVQQQQQQQQVPVGGSSGMVMGGPQGMGGQPSAHSNSINNNSGVAGNDPNADGAVVAASFSRHDTPERRSSIRLRGQNLDARNAE